The proteins below are encoded in one region of Equus caballus isolate H_3958 breed thoroughbred chromosome 16, TB-T2T, whole genome shotgun sequence:
- the TRAK1 gene encoding trafficking kinesin-binding protein 1 isoform X14, producing MSLRDVEGEEECFEYDSQNEERKPVRHEHEVLDLLEEVLCAERVGQMTKTYNDIDAVTRLLEEKERDLELAARIGQSLLKKNKTLTERNELLEEQVEHIREEVSQLRHELSMKDELLQFYTSAAEESEPESVCSTPLKRNESSSSVQNYFHLDSLQKKLKDLEEENVVLRSEACQLKTETITYEEKEQQLVNDCVKELRDANVQIASISEELAKKTEDAARQQEEITHLLSQIVDLQKKAKACTVENEELVQHLGAAKDAQRQLTAELRELEDKYAECMEMLHEAQEELKNLRNKTVPNTTSRRYHSLGLFPMDSLAAEIEGTMRKELQLEEPESPDIAHQRRVFETVRNINQVVKQRSLTPSPMNIPGSNQSSAVNSLLSSCVSTPRSSFYGSDVGNVVLDNKTNSIILEAESADLGNNERSKKPGTPGTPGSHDLETALRRLSLRRENYLSERRFFEEEQERKLRELAEKGELLSGSLTPTESIMSLGTHSRFSEFTGFSGMSFSSRSYLPEKLQIVKPLEGSATLHHWQQLAQPHLGGILDPRPGVVTKGFRTLDVDLDEVYCLNDFEEDDTGDHISLPGLATSTPVQHPETSGERSRARVTVSGSRSYPSRPQACPEEMQEPPPAAEEEEEGSGEGTALSPVNPAPLPEAQLWAILTSVPSTIRSGSLSVASARLCG from the exons TTTTATGTGCTGAAAGAGTTGGCCAGATGACCAAGACATATAATGACATAGATGCTGTTACTCGGCTTCTTGAGGAG AAAGAGCGGGATTTAGAATTGGCTGCTCGGATTGGCCAGTCGTTGTTGAAGAAGAACAAGACACTAACCGAGAGGAACGAGCTGCTGGAAGAGCAAGTGGAGCACATCAGGGAGGAG GTGTCGCAGCTCCGGCATGAGCTGTCCATGAAGGACGAGCTGCTTCAGTTCTACACCAGCGCCGCGGAGGAGAGCGAGCCGGAGTCCGTGTGCTCAACTCC GCTGAAGAGGAATGAGTCATCCTCCTCTGTTCAGAATTACTTTCATTTGGATTCTCTTCAAAAGAAGCTGAAGGACCTTGAAGAGGAGAACGTGGTACTTCGATCCGAG GCCTGCCAGCTAAAGACGGAGACCATCACCTATGAAGAGAAGGAGCAGCAGCTGGTCAACGACTGTGTGAAGGAGCTGA GGGATGCCAACGTGCAGATTGCCAGTATCTCAGAGGAACTGGCTAAGAAGACGGAAGATGCTGCCCGCCAGCAGGAGGAGATCACACACCTGCTGTCACAAATAGTTGATTTGCAGAAAAAGGCAAAAGCT TGCACAGTGGAAAATGAGGAACTTGTCCAGCACCTGGGGGCTGCTAAGGATGCCCAGCGGCAGCTCACAGCCGAG CTGCGCGAGCTGGAGGACAAGTACGCAGAGTGCATGGAGATGCTTCACGAGGCGCAGGAGGAGCTCAAGAACCTCCGGAACAAGACCGTGCCCAACACCACCTCCCGGCGCTACCACTCGCTGGGCCTGTTTCCCATG GACTCCTTGGCAGCCGAGATTGAGGGAACGATGCGCAAGGAGCTGCAGTTGGAAGAGCCCGAGTCGCCAGACATCGC GCACCAGAGGCGAGTCTTTGAGACTGTGAGAAACATCAACCAGGTGGTCAAGCAGAGGTCTCTGACGCCCTCCCCCATGAACATCCCCGGCTCCAACCAGTCCTCCGCCGTGAACTCCCTCCTGTCCAGCTGCGTCAGCACCCCCCGGTCCAGCTTCTATGGCAGTGATGTTGGCAACGTCGTCCTGGACAACAAGACCAACAGCATCATCCTGGAGGCGGAGTCGGCTGACTTGgg AAACAACGAGCGGAGTAAGAAGCCGGGCACGCCGGGCACCCCGGGCTCCCACGACCTGGAGACGGCGCTGAGACGGCTGTCGCTCCGCCGGGAGAACTACCTCTCGGAGAGGAGGTTCTTCGAGGAGGAGCAGGAGCGGAAGCTCAGGGAGCTGGCGGAGAAGGGCGAGCTGCTCAGCGGCTCCCTGACGCCCACGGAGAGCATCATGTCGCTGGGCACGCACTCGCGCTTCTCAGAGTTCACCGGCTTCTCCGGCATGTCCTTCAGCAGCCGCTCCTACCTGCCCGAGAAGCTCCAGATCGTGAAGCCGCTGGAAG GTTCTGCCACCCTTCACCACTGGCAGCAGTTGGCCCAGCCTCACCTCGGGGGCATCCTGGACCCCCGGCCCGGTGTGGTCACCAAGGGCTTCCGGACACTGGATGTTGACCTGGATGAAGTGTACTGCCTTAACGACTTTGAAGAAGATGACACAGGTGACCACATTTCCCTCCCGGGCCTAGCTACCTCCACGCCAGTTCAGCACCCAGAGACCTCAGGTGAGAGGTCCCGAGCACGTGTGACTGTCTCAGGCAGCAGAAGTTACCCGAGCCGGCCTCAGGCTTGCCCAGAGGAGATGCAGGAGCCGCCACCGGccgcagaggaggaggaggaggggtctGGTGAGGGCACCGCGCTAAGTCCTGTAAACCCGGCACCTTTACCGGAGGCACAGCTCTGGGCCATTCTCACCTCTGTTCCGAGCACCATCCGTAGTGGCTCTCTGTCTGTAGCTTCCGCTCGTCTGTGTGGGTGA